One genomic region from Anopheles bellator chromosome 2, idAnoBellAS_SP24_06.2, whole genome shotgun sequence encodes:
- the LOC131209676 gene encoding uncharacterized protein LOC131209676, with protein MKNFTRLTLAGCLLVLALSVYGVTADSSEQETQQENAAAEVAEGATEDTEDGAGEGEVDTPFGQPNQISIIVAPCVAGYRADHKGKCRPVL; from the exons ATGAAGAACTTCACGCGACTGACACTAGCTGGCTGCCTTCTCGTGCTTGCCCTTTCCGTGTACGGTGTAACAGCCGATTCGAGTGAACAGGAAACGCAACAGGAGAACGCAGCTGCTGAAGTGGCGGAAGGCGCAACGGAAGACACTGAGGATGGGGCGGGCGAGGGCGAGGTCGACACACCGTTCGGACAG CCCAACCAGATAAGCATCATCGTTGCGCCCTGCGTTGCCGGTTATCGTGCAGATCACAAGGGCAAGTGCCGTCCGGTACTGTAG